Proteins from a genomic interval of Candidatus Flexicrinis proximus:
- a CDS encoding dTDP-4-dehydrorhamnose 3,5-epimerase family protein yields MTLSHLQAHDTIADVLVSNLRGFKDDRGMFTETFRASWFPQVEWHKFQTNRSESAAGVLRGLHYHFHQVDYWHVVKGTIRVGLADLRPASPSFLRSSTLELSADEVRGLYIPVGVAHGFVALTDCTLTYIVNNYYDASDECGVAWNDPDLAVPWGVDTPVLSPRDVQNRRWHDIPLDQRPR; encoded by the coding sequence GTGACGCTCTCACACCTCCAAGCCCATGACACCATCGCCGACGTACTCGTCTCTAACCTGCGCGGATTCAAGGACGACCGCGGCATGTTCACCGAGACATTCCGCGCCTCATGGTTTCCCCAGGTCGAATGGCATAAATTCCAGACCAACCGCTCCGAAAGTGCGGCTGGCGTCCTGCGCGGTTTGCACTACCACTTTCATCAGGTCGACTACTGGCACGTCGTCAAGGGAACCATCCGCGTCGGCCTCGCTGATCTGCGGCCCGCCTCCCCCTCCTTCTTGCGTTCCTCGACGCTTGAGCTTTCAGCCGACGAGGTGCGCGGGCTGTACATCCCGGTCGGGGTCGCCCATGGTTTCGTCGCGCTGACCGACTGCACCCTCACCTATATCGTCAACAATTATTACGATGCGTCTGACGAGTGTGGAGTTGCCTGGAACGATCCGGACCTTGCCGTCCCCTGGGGCGTTGATACGCCGGTGCTCTCCCCGCGCGACGTGCAAAACCGCCGCTGGCACGATATTCCACTCGACCAGCGCCCGCGCTAA
- a CDS encoding ABC transporter permease, producing the protein MQKAWQITLKDLRITFGNRNLILIMFAAPLLLASIIGVTIGGVSGRSAPIEHIPVAVVNLDAGASLGLAAEGDTSINYGNILTDLLVTGTASTPGESDLTGSGGGVTIAGMDTAAFNCPTAPASSGSSAQDSSLDTLIDGTRFANVDLARAAVGRGEFAAAVIIPADFSANLQVSPSKTTIIPSTIEVYAFAQAPIAAQIVRSVVDQAGAQFAAGNVTLAALLSSLPSNPLQLAAVVTSPAFGEGIACAFTDVGSSISVERQTVGGDELIVNALVFVGAAQALFFALFTANGQAGSIIAERRDWTLQRMLTTPTPAVMILLGKIMAVFVIVFLQILFLFIGLTVIASLIAGEVTYIWGPNLIGTLLVLLAAALATSGIGSITAAVAKNEEQANTIGGVVAIFMAVFGGSFGFSLPGVLSQLSVITWGRDAFAKLAAGNNDILVNLLVLSAVGIGAFAVGFVLFRSKISDR; encoded by the coding sequence ATGCAAAAAGCTTGGCAAATCACGCTCAAGGACTTGCGGATCACCTTCGGGAACCGCAACCTGATCCTGATCATGTTCGCGGCGCCGCTGCTGCTGGCATCGATCATCGGCGTCACCATCGGCGGCGTCAGCGGTAGAAGCGCCCCGATAGAACACATCCCTGTCGCGGTCGTCAATCTGGACGCGGGGGCGTCGCTGGGATTGGCGGCTGAGGGCGACACGAGTATCAACTACGGAAATATCCTGACCGACCTTCTGGTGACCGGCACGGCTTCGACGCCCGGCGAATCGGACCTGACGGGTTCGGGCGGCGGAGTGACGATCGCCGGAATGGACACCGCGGCGTTCAACTGCCCGACCGCACCGGCAAGCAGCGGATCAAGCGCGCAGGACTCCAGCCTCGACACACTAATCGACGGGACACGGTTTGCCAACGTCGACCTGGCGCGGGCGGCGGTCGGACGCGGCGAATTCGCCGCGGCGGTGATCATCCCGGCAGATTTCAGCGCAAACCTGCAGGTTTCGCCATCGAAGACGACGATTATCCCCTCGACGATTGAAGTGTATGCCTTCGCGCAGGCGCCGATTGCCGCACAGATCGTGCGGAGTGTCGTCGATCAGGCCGGCGCGCAGTTCGCCGCAGGAAACGTGACGCTGGCGGCACTGCTTTCAAGCTTGCCGAGCAATCCGCTCCAGCTTGCGGCGGTGGTGACCAGCCCGGCGTTCGGCGAAGGTATCGCGTGTGCGTTCACGGATGTCGGCTCCAGCATCAGCGTCGAGCGGCAGACGGTGGGCGGCGACGAGTTGATCGTCAACGCGCTGGTGTTCGTGGGCGCGGCGCAAGCGCTGTTCTTCGCGCTGTTCACGGCCAACGGCCAGGCAGGAAGCATCATCGCCGAGCGCCGCGATTGGACGCTCCAGCGCATGCTGACCACACCGACGCCGGCGGTCATGATCCTGTTGGGGAAAATCATGGCGGTCTTCGTGATCGTCTTCCTGCAAATCCTGTTCCTGTTCATCGGCCTGACGGTGATCGCCAGCCTGATTGCCGGCGAGGTCACGTATATCTGGGGACCGAACCTGATTGGCACGCTGCTGGTGCTGCTGGCGGCGGCGCTGGCGACTTCCGGCATCGGCAGCATCACGGCTGCGGTTGCCAAGAACGAGGAACAGGCCAACACAATCGGCGGTGTGGTGGCAATCTTCATGGCGGTGTTCGGCGGGTCGTTCGGGTTTAGTCTGCCCGGAGTCCTGAGCCAGCTTTCCGTGATTACGTGGGGGCGCGATGCGTTCGCCAAGCTGGCGGCGGGGAACAACGACATACTGGTCAATCTGCTGGTGCTGAGCGCAGTCGGTATCGGCGCGTTTGCGGTCGGCTTCGTGCTGTTCCGCAGCAAGATTTCGGATCGCTAA
- a CDS encoding ABC transporter ATP-binding protein, giving the protein METIVQANGLTKIYTRADGTQVNAVQGIDFVIRKGEIFSLLGPNGAGKSTTISMISGLIPPTSGDATIGGFSITKQPLEAKGLLGFVPQDIALYPMLSARRNLEFFGRMYGMSGAELNRRIDEVLEIIDLKDRQNDRVDTFSGGMKRRVNIAVGLLHHPQLIYMDEPTVGVDPQSRRRILDTVLQLRDSYKMTVLYTTHLMEEAQELSDRIGIIDSGKIIALGTLTELMAQTGQEDRLILTVGAASVEPALVDRLKSVTGVSRVLIDPKAEADAASSKLSVYARMGRKALPDVLRAADDAGVAVTSVAVKEPDLETLFLTLTGRALRE; this is encoded by the coding sequence ATGGAAACGATTGTTCAGGCGAACGGCCTGACCAAGATTTATACGCGGGCAGACGGCACGCAGGTTAACGCCGTACAGGGGATCGATTTCGTCATCCGTAAGGGCGAAATCTTCAGCCTGCTGGGGCCGAACGGCGCCGGCAAGAGCACAACGATTTCGATGATCAGCGGATTGATCCCGCCGACATCGGGCGACGCGACGATCGGCGGATTTTCGATCACCAAGCAGCCGCTGGAAGCCAAGGGACTACTGGGGTTTGTCCCGCAGGACATCGCGTTGTACCCGATGCTGTCGGCGCGGCGAAATCTGGAGTTCTTCGGGCGGATGTACGGGATGAGCGGCGCGGAACTGAACCGGCGGATCGATGAGGTGCTCGAAATCATCGACCTGAAAGACCGCCAGAACGACCGAGTCGATACGTTCAGCGGCGGCATGAAGCGGCGCGTCAACATTGCGGTCGGGCTGCTGCACCATCCGCAACTGATCTATATGGATGAACCGACGGTGGGTGTTGACCCGCAAAGCCGGCGCCGTATCCTCGATACGGTGCTGCAACTGCGCGACAGCTACAAGATGACCGTGCTGTACACGACGCACCTGATGGAAGAAGCGCAGGAACTGAGCGACCGCATCGGGATCATCGACAGCGGCAAGATCATCGCGTTGGGGACGCTAACCGAACTGATGGCGCAGACGGGGCAAGAAGACCGGCTGATCCTGACCGTTGGGGCGGCGAGCGTAGAGCCGGCGCTGGTGGATCGCCTGAAGAGCGTTACCGGCGTGAGCCGTGTACTGATCGACCCCAAAGCCGAGGCGGACGCGGCCAGCTCGAAACTCTCGGTGTACGCCAGAATGGGGCGGAAAGCGCTGCCTGATGTGCTGCGCGCGGCGGACGACGCAGGGGTGGCGGTGACGTCGGTCGCAGTCAAAGAACCGGATCTCGAAACGCTATTCCTGACCCTCACGGGCCGGGCGCTGCGCGAGTGA
- a CDS encoding pyridoxal-phosphate dependent enzyme → MTRLYCPNCDLDPHPLDWRCPSCGSALELRDLPPFEADAIDSSVWSMWRYAHMLPVSPAFSLGAGMTPLIPAAVEGVQIFAKCDYLNPSASYKDRGTETLVNYLVSQHVTHVVEDSSGNAGSSLALYAAAAGLNAQIFVPASAPEGKRRAIAASAELAVIEGARQAVTEACIAAATNGSVYATHSWNPYFILGQQTLAWELWEQFGRTAPAAIVMPVGQGGLLLGIARGFRALFAAGLIDQLPRLYGIQPEACDPVVKGYDAAVMDPIPDTVAPSIADGTLVANPVRGQSVLAAIRESHGAAFRVKESLIAPACTALARSGFFVEPTSALTLAAIGDVTADLRENGISGAPVLILTGHGLKSSAS, encoded by the coding sequence ATGACTCGTCTCTACTGCCCCAACTGCGACCTCGATCCGCACCCGCTCGATTGGCGCTGCCCGTCATGCGGGTCTGCCCTGGAGCTGCGCGACCTGCCGCCGTTTGAGGCTGACGCGATCGACTCCAGCGTCTGGTCGATGTGGCGCTACGCTCACATGCTGCCCGTCTCGCCTGCCTTCTCGCTGGGCGCCGGCATGACGCCGCTCATCCCCGCGGCAGTCGAAGGTGTGCAGATTTTCGCCAAGTGCGATTACCTCAACCCGTCGGCCAGCTACAAGGACCGCGGCACCGAGACACTGGTCAATTACCTGGTCTCCCAGCACGTCACCCATGTCGTCGAGGACTCGTCTGGGAATGCCGGTTCGTCGCTGGCGCTGTATGCCGCAGCGGCTGGCCTGAATGCCCAAATCTTCGTGCCGGCCAGCGCCCCTGAAGGCAAGCGGCGCGCCATCGCGGCATCCGCCGAGTTGGCCGTGATTGAGGGAGCGCGTCAGGCGGTCACCGAGGCCTGTATCGCCGCCGCAACCAATGGGTCCGTCTACGCCACCCACAGTTGGAACCCCTATTTCATACTGGGTCAGCAGACCCTCGCCTGGGAGCTGTGGGAACAGTTCGGACGCACCGCGCCAGCCGCCATCGTCATGCCGGTGGGTCAGGGCGGGCTGCTCCTCGGCATTGCGCGCGGCTTCCGCGCCCTCTTTGCCGCCGGCCTCATCGACCAGCTCCCCCGCCTTTACGGAATCCAGCCGGAAGCCTGCGACCCGGTCGTCAAGGGATACGACGCGGCGGTTATGGATCCCATTCCCGATACCGTCGCGCCGTCCATAGCCGACGGAACGTTGGTCGCCAACCCGGTTCGCGGCCAGTCCGTACTTGCCGCCATCCGCGAGTCGCACGGTGCCGCCTTCCGCGTCAAAGAGTCATTGATCGCCCCCGCTTGCACAGCCCTGGCGCGCAGCGGCTTCTTCGTCGAGCCGACCAGTGCGCTCACCCTCGCGGCCATCGGCGACGTCACTGCCGACCTGCGCGAAAACGGTATCAGCGGCGCCCCGGTCTTGATCCTGACCGGCCACGGGCTGAAATCCAGCGCCAGTTGA
- a CDS encoding ABC transporter permease, giving the protein MKALTIALNDIRIAFREPAIWINLVVIPAALIFVIGLANGQSLGGGSLPRLLVDVVDLDNTPQSAAFIGALQSQNDALVICPAQDGAENLCGLEGVDAGLTAEAALSRITDGTSLALIEIPAGFGAQLLAGEPANVVYRSDEDATASSAALQAVNTAAQRVRGIIAAERVAVSIANAALDGDSAFVDAMRAAAAAGWAASPVNIAVTEAAVEQPDILVGLQQSVPGMGSMYVMFLILAGAGTLVQERKLWTLQRLAAAPVTSADIILGKLLARFVLGMIQYGVAFGVGLIYGQFLGVSFGNNPLALIVVMIAFSLCVSTFTLFMATIVTSQEQAASVVTLVTLVLAPIGGAWWSLDMEFIPEFMRTISNISPFKWVLDGFRNVIALDQGFAGIGLPCLVLFGAAAVFFALAVWRFKVVEG; this is encoded by the coding sequence ATGAAAGCACTTACGATTGCACTCAACGATATACGGATCGCCTTCCGCGAGCCGGCGATCTGGATCAACCTGGTAGTCATCCCGGCGGCGCTGATCTTCGTGATCGGCCTGGCCAACGGACAATCGCTCGGCGGCGGCAGCCTGCCGCGGCTGCTGGTCGACGTAGTCGATCTGGACAACACGCCACAATCGGCGGCGTTTATCGGCGCGCTGCAAAGTCAGAACGACGCGCTGGTGATCTGTCCGGCACAGGACGGCGCTGAGAATTTGTGCGGGCTAGAAGGGGTAGATGCCGGCCTGACGGCGGAAGCGGCGCTGAGTCGCATCACCGACGGCACGAGCCTGGCGTTGATCGAGATTCCGGCAGGGTTCGGCGCGCAGCTACTGGCCGGGGAACCGGCGAACGTTGTGTACCGCTCGGACGAAGACGCGACTGCTTCCAGCGCGGCACTGCAGGCGGTGAACACGGCTGCACAGCGCGTGCGTGGGATCATCGCGGCGGAGCGGGTGGCTGTGAGTATCGCCAATGCCGCGCTGGACGGAGACAGCGCGTTTGTCGATGCCATGCGGGCGGCGGCAGCAGCGGGGTGGGCGGCATCACCGGTGAACATCGCAGTGACGGAAGCGGCAGTCGAACAGCCCGACATTCTGGTTGGACTGCAGCAATCCGTCCCCGGTATGGGCAGCATGTACGTCATGTTCCTGATCCTTGCCGGGGCAGGGACACTGGTGCAGGAGCGCAAATTGTGGACGCTGCAGCGGCTTGCCGCGGCGCCGGTGACCAGCGCAGACATCATCCTGGGTAAACTGCTGGCGCGGTTTGTGCTGGGCATGATCCAGTACGGAGTCGCGTTCGGCGTGGGACTGATTTACGGACAGTTCCTGGGCGTATCGTTCGGCAACAATCCGCTGGCGCTGATAGTCGTGATGATTGCTTTCTCGCTGTGCGTGAGTACATTCACGCTGTTCATGGCGACGATTGTCACATCGCAGGAGCAGGCCGCCAGCGTAGTGACGCTGGTGACGCTGGTCCTCGCCCCGATCGGCGGCGCGTGGTGGTCGCTGGACATGGAATTCATCCCGGAGTTCATGCGGACGATTTCGAACATTTCGCCGTTCAAATGGGTGCTGGATGGATTCCGCAACGTGATCGCGCTTGACCAGGGGTTTGCCGGAATTGGTCTGCCGTGCCTGGTCTTGTTCGGCGCGGCGGCGGTCTTCTTCGCGCTGGCTGTCTGGCGGTTCAAGGTCGTCGAGGGCTGA